A DNA window from Ictalurus punctatus breed USDA103 chromosome 11, Coco_2.0, whole genome shotgun sequence contains the following coding sequences:
- the LOC108271897 gene encoding ras association domain-containing protein 1 isoform X1, whose protein sequence is MSLGELIELEELEERIELADSLPPRTPRLERVNALRISPGKFPELWNRVRIIRLLGDTLKDPQLVEETGEGHDFHPCSHAQPTWCDLCGDFIWGVYKQSLRCANCRFTCHYRCRALIKLNCNQSDASTTDQSSDVQDSIETDTNVDEVTESKKQELSHSEIQQKIKEYNAQINSNLFMSLNKDGSYNGFIKVHLKLVRPVSVPPPRKGTTSQEPANGKRGGAVKRRTSFYLPKDTAKHLHISSRTRAQEVIQALLKKFTVIDNPAKFALFERTERHDQVYLRKLPDDECPLFLRLCAGPNEKVLSLVLKENETGEVNWDAFSLPELQNFLRILKREEEEHVKQIMQRYAVAHDRIQQALVSTKPG, encoded by the exons ATGTCATTGGGGGAATTGATTGAGCTTGAGGAGCTTGAGGAGCGCATTGAGCTTGCTGATTCTTTACCACCTCGGACTCCTCGCCTAGAGAGGGTCAATGCTTTGAGAATAAGCCCAGGAAAATTCCCGGAGCTCTGGAACCGTGTGCGCATTATCAGGCTCCTGGGAGACACCCTGAAGGACCCACAGTTGGTTGAAGAGACAGGAGAAGGGCACGACTTCCATCCCTGTAGCCATGCTCAACCCACCTGGTGTGATCTGTGTGGAGACTTCATCTGGGGGGTGTACAAACAAAGCCTGCGCTGTGCCA ACTGTAGGTTCACCTGCCATTACCGCTGTAGAGCTCTCATTAAACTGAACTGTAATCAGAGTGACGCCTCTACAACCGATCAATCCAGTGATGTCCAGGACAGCATTGAAACTGACACCAATGTG GATGAAGTGACTGAGAGCAAGAAACAAGAGCTGTCACATTCAGAGATTCAGCAGAAGATAAAGGAGTACAATGCTCAGATAAACAGCAACCTCTTCATGTCTTTG AACAAAGATGGCTCCTACAATGGTTTCATCAAAGTTCATCTGAAGCTGGTACGGCCTGTGTCTGTTCCACCTCCACGAAAGGGTACTACATCTCAGGAGCCAGCCAATGGGAAGAGGGGGGGAGCAGTGAAAAGACGCACGTCCTTCTACCTCCCAAAGGACACAGCCAAACATCTGCACATCAGCTCTCGAACTCGTGCACAAGAAGTGATTCAGGCCCTCCTGAAGAAATTCACAGTTATTGACAATCCTGCAAAGTTTGCACTGTTTGAGCGCACTGAGCGCCATGACCAAG TGTACCTAAGGAAGCTGCCTGATGATGAGTGTCCACTGTTCCTGCGTTTGTGTGCTGGTCCGAACGAGAAGGTCCTGAGTCTGGTACTAAAGGAGAATGAGACTGGAGAGGTCAAT TGGGATGCATTTTCTCTGCCGGAGCTGCAGAATTTTCTGCGCATTCtgaagagagaggaggaggaacaTGTAAAGCAGATCATGCAACGCTATGCAGTCGCTCATGATCGCATCCAGCAAGCTCTGGTCAGCACCAAACCTGGCTGA
- the LOC108271897 gene encoding ras association domain-containing protein 1 isoform X2, whose product MSGVSCVDQTPSFEKTWGSSASSGYCSEEDSDSELEQYFTARTSFFHKPQKQKDEVTESKKQELSHSEIQQKIKEYNAQINSNLFMSLNKDGSYNGFIKVHLKLVRPVSVPPPRKGTTSQEPANGKRGGAVKRRTSFYLPKDTAKHLHISSRTRAQEVIQALLKKFTVIDNPAKFALFERTERHDQVYLRKLPDDECPLFLRLCAGPNEKVLSLVLKENETGEVNWDAFSLPELQNFLRILKREEEEHVKQIMQRYAVAHDRIQQALVSTKPG is encoded by the exons ATGAGTGGAGTTAGTTGTGTCGACCAGACTCCGTCTTTTGAGAAGACCTGGGGCAGCTCGGCGAGCAGCGGATACTGCAGTGAGGAGGACTCGGACTCGGAGCTCGAGCAGTATTTCACCGCGCGTACTTCCTTCTTTCACAAACCCCAAAAACAGAAG GATGAAGTGACTGAGAGCAAGAAACAAGAGCTGTCACATTCAGAGATTCAGCAGAAGATAAAGGAGTACAATGCTCAGATAAACAGCAACCTCTTCATGTCTTTG AACAAAGATGGCTCCTACAATGGTTTCATCAAAGTTCATCTGAAGCTGGTACGGCCTGTGTCTGTTCCACCTCCACGAAAGGGTACTACATCTCAGGAGCCAGCCAATGGGAAGAGGGGGGGAGCAGTGAAAAGACGCACGTCCTTCTACCTCCCAAAGGACACAGCCAAACATCTGCACATCAGCTCTCGAACTCGTGCACAAGAAGTGATTCAGGCCCTCCTGAAGAAATTCACAGTTATTGACAATCCTGCAAAGTTTGCACTGTTTGAGCGCACTGAGCGCCATGACCAAG TGTACCTAAGGAAGCTGCCTGATGATGAGTGTCCACTGTTCCTGCGTTTGTGTGCTGGTCCGAACGAGAAGGTCCTGAGTCTGGTACTAAAGGAGAATGAGACTGGAGAGGTCAAT TGGGATGCATTTTCTCTGCCGGAGCTGCAGAATTTTCTGCGCATTCtgaagagagaggaggaggaacaTGTAAAGCAGATCATGCAACGCTATGCAGTCGCTCATGATCGCATCCAGCAAGCTCTGGTCAGCACCAAACCTGGCTGA
- the zmynd10 gene encoding zinc finger MYND domain-containing protein 10, translated as MDSLLLYGEAEGYIQGLERVALRDIGSPRWFRQHEYIEKLNMQAILHARANQEEFIKDLFVSLGKIPTLVHGMILIEVWKQKVFPIICKLQDFSPMSSFPLHIVIRHEVTIINLLETILYHKESCEAAEGAVVDLVDYCHRKLTLLAGRCARGEIPTEDRTSHTEVLNMNSVQDLQNQSTMLEFAISLKALSVLRYITDYVESLSLSVLTRMLNTHNLPCVLVQLVKHSPWSRRSGGNLQMYEAGEWKEIPAEDSLKMTKVEGQVWITLLNLLLKPDCQRKYDFNNFNKNQLLKLRAFLTDVAIDQLPNLADLQRFLSHLAVTDPAPPKKALILEQLPEIWNEIVAENSGKWKAIAKHQVKKVFNPSVNELREQANRLGEIYKSDVLECLIPDKPKCGACGAVGAKRCSRCQGEWYCNRECQVKHWPKHKLACQMNAEATEELQK; from the exons GTGGTTTCGGCAGCATGAATACATTGAGAAACTCAATATGCAAGCAATTCTTCATGCCCGCGCTAATCAAGAGGAGTTTATCAAAGACCTTTTTGTGTCACTTGGAAAG ATCCCCACACTGGTTCATGGAATGATACTCATTGAAGTTTGGAAGCAGAAAGTGTTCCCTATCATCTGCAAGCTTCAAGACTTTAGCCCAATGAGCAGCTTTCCACTGCACATTGTG ATTCGCCATGAAGTTACAATCATAAATCTGTTGGAGACGATCTTATACCATAAA GAATCATGTGAGGCAGCAGAGGGTGCTGTTGTGGACCTTGTCGATTATTGCCATCGTAAACTGACTCTGCTGGCAGGGCGTTGTGCCCGGGGAGAAATCCCCACTGAAGACAGAACCTCACACACAGAGGTCTTAAACATGAACTCTGTACAG GATCTGCAAAATCAGAGCACAATGTTAGAATTTGCAATCTCTCTCAAGGCTCTCTCTGTGCTACGCTACATTACAGATTATGTAGAGAG TTTGAGTTTGAGTGTTCTCACGAGGATGCTGAATACTCATAACCTGCCCTGTGTGCTGGTTCAACTTGTAAAACATAGTCCCTGGAGCCGTAGATCTGGAG GTAATCTACAGATGTATGAGGCTGGGGAATGGAAAGAGATCCCTGCAGAGGACAGTCTAAAAATGACCAAAGTGGAAGGGCAGGTGTGGATTACTTTGCTGAATCTACTGCTTAAACCAGACTGCCAGAGGAAATATGATTTCAACAACTTCAACAAAAACCAGCTCTTAAAG CTGCGTGCATTTTTGACGGATGTTGCTATCGATCAGCTGCCAAATCTAGCTGATCTTCAGCGTTTCCTCAGCCACTTAGCTGTTACAGACCCTGCACCTCCAAAAAAAGCCCTTATCCTTGAGCAg CTACCAGAGATCTGGAATGAGATTGTCGCAGagaattctgggaaatggaaGGCCATAGCTAAACACCAAGTGAAAAAGGTGTTCAACCCATCTGTGAATGAGCTGAGAGAACAAGCAAACAG GCTGGGTGAGATTTATAAATCTGATGTGTTGGAGTGTCTCATCCCAGATAAACCGAAGTGTGGTGCATGTGGAGCGGTGGGGGCCAAGCGTTGTTCCCGCTGCCAGGGAGAGTGGTACTGCAACAG AGAATGCCAGGTGAAGCACTGGCCCAAGCACAAACTTGCATGCCAAATGAATGCAGAAGCCACAGAGGAACTACAGAAATAG